The following nucleotide sequence is from Capsicum annuum cultivar UCD-10X-F1 unplaced genomic scaffold, UCD10Xv1.1 ctg82233, whole genome shotgun sequence.
GTTGCCACCATTAATGAGCTGCTCTTGTCCATCTTTTTTAAAATTCCATGAAAATGATACTCCTTCAAACGGTTCTTTTCTCAAGATCTCCAACAATCGAAGTTCTTCAATTGGTTCCTTCAGATCGGAAGTTTGGGAGTACCAACCAAGGTAAGAATTTCATTTTACCTTCAATTTCTTCTATTTACTTTCTTCTTGTGCCTATTTTGACAGAAATTATCCTTTACATTTCCAAGCTGAACTAAGGTTGCTATTTAACCTCCAAGTTGCAATGATACTACGGTTGCTTCTAGGTATCATTCAAATCTCATGAAAAGGATCTTAATAAAGTATTTGACCTCTTTGATAACAGCAGATCCTAAGATCGTTTAGATTCTTTAAATATCATCTTTAATGGATTGAACCCAAATCAGGTTAATACCACCATCTTAAGTTGATATCCCCCAAAACTAACGCCACTTAGAATTAGCCATATCTTCTGTGAATGAACACTAATCATTAGACAAGTAAACACATAACTAATAACCCATGAGTCCTGGTAACATACCATAATTAACATCTCAAGATCTCACCAGGTTCATGGTATAGTGACCAACTGAAAATTATTCAGACATCACAAGTATATTAGTAATTGTTTACTTATCTTTCTGATTATTGTCCATTATAGTCATTGTTAAACAATATCAACAACCTTATGATGTTGCCCCTGCATCCTTTGTTTGTCTGATCCTCAAATTATGACAACTCTGCTTATCAAGGAGAATGATTTTCTTGCCTTTTAATAGGACTTCctgaaaattatgaaattcataggTTCCTGCAAAATCAAAAATTAGGTTAGTAAAATAATCAGCAAGAGTATTTCCCTCCCTAAACGAGTGTTGTACTCTTACTGTCAAAAGAGCCTTTAGCCTTCTAATGGAGTTGATCTCCATTGTCACACTCCAAGGAACTTCCCAGATACCATTTATAATATTCACCGTGGCCAAAGAATCTATTTCAACAATAATATTTGAATATTCCTTTTCCTAGCAATAATAAATTCCTTCCCTAATGGCGATGGCTTCAGCTACTAAATTAGTAGACTGCTAATTTTATACCTTATGATCCCAACAATTCTCCATAATTATCTCTCTCATAAAAGTCTATTGAACTAGAACCTAGATTACCTCTAGATACTCCATCTGTATTACACTTCCACCATCCTTGTAGAGGTTTATTCCATGTAACCACCTTGCTATGAAACTCCGGCCAGTAAGCATCTAAAAGCTCGACTATTTAAGGCCATGAATTGGGAATTTCTGGATAATTAAATTTCAAACTCATAAATTTATGAATTGTGTTGGTGATATCCCAAAACAACTTGCTTGTTGAATACCTCTCCCCATGTAAAACAACATTCCTCCTTTTCCATAGAAACCATAAAATAATGTTAGGTACAGCTTAAGAAATTACTTTTTGTCTAGAATTACTTTGTGCTTCCCACCAAACTATCAGAGTTTGTTTAATTAGAACTCTGGGATCGACAATAGCTGTAGCAGAAGAAAAATAATTCCAAACATAAGTAGCAATctctcttttcaaaaataaatgctCCATTGTTTCATTTTCCTGCCTCGAACAACATGAGCATAACTGAGAGATATTAGGGTTCCAGTTTGCTAAAGTTGCAGCCACAGGAACTCTATTAGTCCCTACTctccacccaaaaaaaaaaattttaaaaggtaaGCCTTTTACccaaatcttcttgaaataatcAGAAGCCTCCATTTTCTTTCTCAGCAGTTCCCAAGCAGATCTGACTGAAAACTTTCCAGAGATAGTTTTAAGCCTCTAAATTTTATCACTCCTATCACTTTGTCTAACATAATCCATATGTTGTTTAACAAAATCAACAATATGGAATGGCACATGATTTTTCATCTCTATGTAATCCCATCCTGTATCCTTCAAAAATACGTCAATATCAATCAAAGGATGGCATAAAGAAATATCTAATTGAAGAGTGTGAAAGGTCCCAAACTAGTCCAATTATCATACCATACAATAGATGAACCCCCTTTAGGTTCCCACCACAAATATTTCTCAACTCAGTCCCTATTTTGGAGCATGAACTTTCATTGTTGGGATCTACTTTTCCATTGTACTAGAGTTGGAAGCTGCTTTTTACAATATTTATTCCACATATAATGTGACCAtaatgaattttgtgttttgaacctCTACCATAGTTTTGCAAGCATAAATTTGTTACTCCAaaaaaatttggcaaaaaacCCTATGCAACTCCTTTATGACACATTTTGGGGGCACAATTACTGAAAGCATGTGAATCGGAACTCTTTGCAACACACTTATAGTCAAAACCTCTTTACCACCATTAGACAATATATTCCCTTTCCATGACTTTAGCTTAGATTTCACTCTattaataagatcaacataacgcttatttctctttcttgagtgCGTTATAGGACATCCGAGATATTTTAAAGGGAACCGGCCTCTAGAAATACCTATACTCTCCTCTACTAGTTGCCTCACATCAGATGTAACATTTTGATGAATGTAAAAGGTACTTTTATCCTTGTTGACCTTTTGACCAAATTGAGCTTCATAATCCATCAAAATAGCCACTATTTATGCGACAAACTTAACCTTGTACTATCTTATGCCTAATAGCACACTATGGGGCTGAAAATTTTCTAGTTGATTAAAATTAACTTGCTTTCTCTTTCACCTTAAGCtcttttctttcttgattttcattTGCTTGTGGTTTAGCTCCACCTGTTATATTTTCAATCCATCTCCTACTATGTAATTGACATAAAAACTCAAAAGATTCATTAACATCCACGTATTAAGTTAAGTGAAGAGTAAGGATTAGGTAAATGTAATATAATTATAGTACATAGACCCTTGTTGTCCGATCCTTTTAGGAATCTACGCATACTTGGTTTTCCTTTTTTATGTACATGAAAAGTTTGTtaggttcaattggtgtgaatgaaaaatgaaaagttgcttgGAAAGGACccaactcttcgagtaaaagacatactattttggaaaaaggtatgactgtttggatggttgtggctgtttagaaaagacacactctttcgaatggacagacatgattGTTCATAAAGGATATACCTTTTGGGTAAACCATTGCCACTGTTCGAAAGGGgaacttaatggctatataaacctgtattttttTACAGGTTTAATACAAATTTTTATGCACTtgaaaaaatttcttttcttctaaaatactccgtgtgatcatctaactgTTGAGTGAGCTCGAAGAGAATCCgattgtttgaggtaccactacaatCGGATTGTTAAGTCATTTTATCATAGgagaaaaattccgcaacctcaggtacttgaggggaGTTATTTCCTTTAgtacactccgtgaattcggaggacttggctttttCTGGTTCATCTAATTTTCGttaaaatactcaaaatacacttctttgaaaggtcgttttttttatcttgtgttgaaggtgttggaaacttcataagtgttattgatttattcttgaacttgtgttgaaattgTTTTGCCAAAATACCGATTTTTGTAtaccaaaaaataacaatatcaagGAAATAAATTggagtaaaaaaataatttttgttgcttgtttggtgaaattttcttttcactaaagtttttttttcataatctgtattgtttggtttctggagattaaagttttaagatTTCTACTCTGATTGAACTTAAGTAgtggtttgaagaaataaaatcttcatcacaagttaaagatcactcggttgacgattgaaaatcataaaaacttcatcgttaaactagaagtAAAGGGtatttaaagttgctgcaactttataagtagtattttgatatactaaaatttattGTCCTTttgtgacagaaaaatgactACTGGTAGTCAAGTGAATGATACTGCAATGATTGTGACAACGACTAATGTTACCACAACGATTCATACGAGTGCTCCACAGGCAATGGCACTAGTGGAGAAACGCAAAAAATTCCCGGGTGTTGATTTCAAAAGGTGGaaacagaagatgttcttctaccttacaactttATGTCTTCAATAATTTAAATGTGAAGAATCTCCAAAGGTGCCCAAAGGAGTTTTGGACCAGGAGAAATTTGTCGTTATGTAGGCGTGGAAACACTTAGATTTctatgcaggaattacattctaaatggcctccaagatgaACTATACGATGTGTATAGTGGAATAAAGATGGAAAATGAGTTGTGGAGGGCGCtgataaaagaaaatacaagactgaaGATGCGGGAACCAAAAAGTTCTTCATTGCAAGATTCCTAGAGTTTAAAATGATTAATAGCAAATTTGTTGTATCTCAAGTCCAGGaactgcaagtaatcatccacgatctcctagtGGAAGGTATGATTTTAATGAGTACGTTTgttgaacatgttaaaaatgttattaatgttcacataaactttattatAGGTATGGTTGTGAAAAAGGCATTTCAAGTCGCGACAATAATAGAAAAGTTACCACCTATATagaaagacttcaagaactacttgaaacataaataaaagaagatgacAGTCAAATATCTTATTGTAAGACTGCACATTAAATAAGACAATAAAGCCATATAAAGAGGTCAAAAGGAAATTCTGCAATAAATGGAGCAAATATTGAAGAAGACGACCACAACAACTCCAAAAAGTGGAAGAAAGCTAGACAgaaaagcaatcaacccaagaagaaattcaaggaaaaatgtttTAACTGTgtcaagattggccacaagtcaatATAttatcgtgccccaaagaaagggaaaaataaggACCAACTAAATATGACCGAGTCCAAGAAAAAAATGGACGATTTGTGTTCCATACTAACTAAAAGCAACTTCATGGAAAATCCTCGAGAACGGTGGATGGATTCCAGTGCCACTTgccatgtttgtgctaataaggagttatttgttgtttttgttccaGCTCAGGGCgaagagaagatatatatggccaactcCACAACTGAAAAATTTGAAGGAATAGACACTATGAGAAAAATACTTATTACATAGAGATTTTCATAGGATAATGTGGTAAAATCCCCAAGTAATTTGATTACTTGCGGATTTTCTTACCAATTAAAATCCAAAGGAAATACCTTCACAGGTAATTATTACCTGCAGATTtataaaatccctaggtaatttagttACAAAAATAAATCCTCAGGTACgttatttgcggatttatttgcaattaactatcaaaattttgcatgaattttttgataaaatttcaaaaaaaaaaaaaaggattttacctacagattttcatgaaaaaaatcataaattatttccCATGAAGATTCCCAAGTAAATCTGAAGGAAATTTAGAGGTGAAAATTcctaattaacaaaaaaaaattcttgcagatatttatgaaactatttcgcaagaaaattcgtatgaaattccccaagtaaATCTGCAAGaacaaattttctttaaaaaaaaattcataaatatttagCATGTACATCCCCATGGAAATTCTCAAATAATAATTCACACGTAAATTACTAGAAATATTTCACAAATagtcaaaaatctattcaaaacctccaataattctaaaaaaaacatcattcaatacaagcactgctaacactgcttTAGGACTTAGATCCTAGTGCTCTATACCTgttgtcatttttgaatttaagtacaggagcactggctgaagtgGGTGCTAGGGCTGATGACCTCTGATGAAATTAAGGACGGTTACCACTCTCTAACTTTGGTTGACTGAAATTTAAACTacttgttctagctctcttgaTTCCTCTCTCCCCCTctttaatcttctgct
It contains:
- the LOC107842975 gene encoding uncharacterized protein LOC107842975, producing MSCSCPSFLKFHENDTPSNGSFLKISNNRSSSIGSFRSEVWEYQPRKMTTGSQVNDTAMIVTTTNVTTTIHTSAPQAMALVEKRKKFPGVDFKRWKQKMFFYLTTLCLQ